In a genomic window of Polypterus senegalus isolate Bchr_013 chromosome 13, ASM1683550v1, whole genome shotgun sequence:
- the abt1 gene encoding activator of basal transcription 1, translating into MSDIETATCNELEKSESEIQDEGLLSEKEEEKNLTKKKIVPGIIYLGHIPPRLRPKHVRNMLGVYGEIGRIFLQPEDYAIRKKKTSAGSRGKTFTEGWVEFKDKRVAKLVAATLNRAPMGARKRSRFHDDLWCIKYLHRFKWFHLSERLAYEKAVRQQRMRAEIAQAKRETNFYLQNVEKSKNIEKLREKRKKTGQEFEEKSWNFTQRQTEEEIQKAKQTAKLGKSQKQQMKKAMAKVQEFEKKSHSNVSLLAKIFNPSSSKQD; encoded by the exons ATGTCTGATATAGAGACAGCGACCTGCAACGAGTTAGAAAAGTCTGAAAGTGAAATCCAGGATGAGGGCTTGTTGTcagagaaagaagaggagaagaatttgacaaagaaaaagatTGTACCAGGAATCATTTATCTCGGCCACATCCCACCAAGACTGAGACCTAAACATGTGCGAAACATGCTGGGGGTTTATGGAGAAATAGGGAGGATATTTTTACAACCTGAAG atTATGCAATCAGGAAAAAGAAGACGAGTGCAGGTTCCAGGGGGAAGACATTCACCGAGGGATGGGTAGAATTTAAGGACAAGAGGGTGGCCAAGCTTGTGGCTGCCACTCTCAACAGGGCACCCATGGGGGCACGCAAGAGGAGCCGGTTTCATGATGACCTTTGGTGTATTAAG TATCTGCACAGGTTCAAATGGTTTCACCTCAGTGAACGCTTAGCTTATGAGAAGGCTGTACGTCAGCAGCGTATGAGAGCAGAAATTGCACAGGCCAAGCGAGAAACCAATTTTTACTTGCAAAATGTCGAGAAAAGCAAGAACATTGAAAAGCTTagagaaaagaggaaaaagactGGGCAGGAGTTTGAAGAGAAAAGCTGGAACTTCACACAGAGACAAACAGAGGAGGAGATCCAGAAGGCTAAACAGACAGCCAAGCTGGGCAAGAGTCAGAAGCAGCAGATGAAGAAGGCCATGGCCAAGGTCCAGGAGTTTGAGAAGAAGTCACATTCAAATGTGTCCTTGCTTGCCAAGATCTTCAATCCAAGCAGCAGTAAGCAGGATTAG